A section of the Effusibacillus lacus genome encodes:
- a CDS encoding UvrB/UvrC motif-containing protein, whose protein sequence is MKCEECGQRPATVHFTKIIQGEKTEAHLCESCAREKGEWMNPSTAGFSLNSLLSGLLNFDSAGTPVAAVPRCGNCGMTYSQFSESGRFGCAECYTHFQSRLDPLMRKIHGSATHAGKVPQRTNSKIRTKRELDKLRAQLQSVIQAEKFEEAAVLRDKIREIEQQLES, encoded by the coding sequence ATGAAATGTGAAGAATGCGGACAGCGTCCGGCCACTGTACACTTTACCAAGATCATACAGGGGGAAAAGACAGAAGCCCATCTTTGTGAATCTTGTGCCCGGGAAAAAGGGGAATGGATGAACCCCTCCACAGCCGGGTTCTCACTAAACAGTCTATTGTCCGGCTTGCTGAATTTTGACTCGGCAGGAACTCCCGTAGCCGCAGTACCTCGTTGCGGCAATTGCGGCATGACCTATTCGCAGTTCAGTGAGTCGGGACGGTTTGGCTGTGCGGAGTGTTACACACATTTTCAGTCCCGCCTTGATCCGTTGATGCGTAAGATTCACGGCTCAGCCACACATGCCGGGAAGGTGCCGCAAAGAACCAACAGCAAAATCCGGACGAAGAGGGAATTGGACAAACTCCGTGCACAACTGCAATCGGTGATCCAAGCGGAGAAGTTTGAAGAAGCTGCTGTTCTGAGAGACAAGATTCGTGAGATTGAACAGCAACTGGAGAGTTAG
- a CDS encoding CtsR family transcriptional regulator: protein MRNISDIIEHYIKQMLKSGPSNFVEIQRNELADRFHCVPSQINYVISTRFTLEKGYVVESKRGGGGYIRIRRLDLNTDAKVIETILNLFGSRISQREAIGIIHRLLEEEILTPREARMLEAAMLLEELRPTIPEPDTLRASLLSAMFRAILKG, encoded by the coding sequence ATGAGAAATATATCCGACATAATTGAACACTACATCAAACAAATGCTTAAGTCGGGTCCGAGCAATTTTGTCGAAATTCAGAGGAATGAGCTGGCTGACCGGTTTCATTGCGTCCCTTCCCAAATCAATTATGTAATCAGCACCCGTTTCACTTTGGAAAAGGGCTATGTGGTGGAATCCAAGCGTGGTGGGGGCGGTTACATAAGAATCAGAAGGCTGGATCTGAACACAGACGCTAAAGTGATTGAAACGATTCTGAACTTGTTTGGCTCCCGAATTTCACAAAGGGAAGCAATCGGCATCATTCACAGGCTGCTCGAAGAAGAGATCCTCACTCCAAGGGAAGCGCGCATGCTGGAAGCGGCTATGCTGCTTGAGGAACTGCGGCCGACGATTCCCGAACCCGACACGCTGCGGGCCAGTTTGTTATCCGCCATGTTCAGGGCCATTCTCAAAGGATAG
- a CDS encoding TetR/AcrR family transcriptional regulator: MGINKYEEIAQAAIKLFERKGYHATSVQDIADEVGLQKGSLYHYISSKEELLMKITQQSINGFNRRMEKIIESQVSSKDKLILAIQHHVTYVARNMEMTTVLLREAFSLEPDHHKVIKEETDRYLKLWTTIIDEGVQADEFKPGDSRLIALAILGSANWLHRWYQEGGKMTPEEIGNYFAQIFLEGIKK, from the coding sequence ATGGGCATTAACAAATACGAAGAAATTGCTCAAGCGGCCATCAAGCTGTTTGAACGTAAAGGATATCACGCTACATCCGTTCAGGACATTGCTGATGAAGTTGGATTGCAAAAGGGCAGCCTGTACCATTACATCTCCAGCAAAGAAGAATTGCTGATGAAAATTACCCAGCAATCGATAAACGGATTCAACAGACGCATGGAAAAAATCATTGAAAGTCAGGTTTCTTCCAAGGACAAATTGATACTGGCCATCCAACACCACGTCACCTATGTGGCACGAAACATGGAAATGACCACGGTCCTTCTGCGGGAAGCTTTTTCACTGGAGCCCGACCACCACAAGGTAATCAAGGAAGAAACCGACCGTTACCTGAAGTTGTGGACCACAATTATTGACGAAGGGGTGCAAGCAGACGAATTCAAGCCTGGGGACAGCCGGTTGATTGCACTGGCGATTCTTGGAAGCGCCAATTGGCTGCACCGCTGGTACCAGGAAGGCGGAAAGATGACACCGGAAGAAATCGGGAATTATTTTGCCCAGATTTTCCTGGAGGGAATAAAAAAATAA